In Kaistia defluvii, one genomic interval encodes:
- a CDS encoding outer membrane protein: MKHWILAGVALLALSGAASAADIAYESPAPVAPAAPAGFDWNGFYAGVHGGYGWGGGTKDADFLDSLSGGLFGVQAGYNYQADPWLVGFETDIAYSGLSDTAGSAALDLNWIGSTTGRIGFTYDKWLFYGKGGIAYGDIEAKQAGLGSDSQWAIGWTAGAGVEYGFTKNLTGRLEYDYVDLGKKTIFEGTPAQSEAGVTTNAVKAGLNYKF, encoded by the coding sequence ATGAAGCATTGGATCTTGGCGGGTGTTGCCCTGCTGGCGCTTTCGGGCGCGGCTTCCGCCGCGGACATCGCGTATGAATCGCCGGCCCCGGTTGCTCCCGCGGCCCCGGCCGGTTTCGACTGGAACGGTTTTTATGCCGGCGTGCATGGCGGCTATGGCTGGGGTGGCGGCACCAAGGACGCCGATTTCCTCGACAGCCTGAGCGGCGGGCTGTTCGGCGTGCAGGCGGGCTACAACTACCAGGCCGATCCCTGGCTGGTCGGCTTCGAGACGGACATCGCCTATAGCGGCCTCAGCGACACCGCAGGCAGCGCGGCGCTCGATCTGAACTGGATCGGTTCGACCACCGGCCGCATCGGCTTCACCTATGACAAGTGGCTGTTCTACGGCAAGGGCGGCATCGCCTATGGCGATATCGAGGCCAAGCAGGCCGGGCTCGGCTCGGACAGCCAGTGGGCGATCGGCTGGACCGCCGGCGCCGGCGTCGAATATGGCTTCACGAAGAACCTCACCGGCCGGCTCGAATACGACTATGTCGATCTCGGCAAGAAGACGATCTTCGAAGGCACCCCGGCCCAATCCGAAGCCGGCGTGACCACCAACGCGGTCAAGGCAGGCCTGAACTACAAGTTCTAG